The following coding sequences lie in one Streptomyces sp. NBC_00510 genomic window:
- a CDS encoding cytochrome P450: MAATEPRNYPFTEADRLTVDPAFAELRKDEPLCRVRFPYGEAAWLVTRYEDVRTVLGDPRFSRAEAVHRDEPRLRPHRGLEGSILDLDPPDHTRLRRIVAKAFTARHIECLRPRTEQIAAELADGMVARGAPADLVADFALPLPVTVICELLGVPLADRADFRTWSDALLSTTKYTPREVQDCTDALMAYMAGLIAERRAAPHDDLLGTLVDARDNDERLSERELQVLAISLLVAGHETTASQIPNFVYTLLTHPGQLAALRADPGLVPGAVEELMRYVPLGNGAGMPRYALDDVELSGGTVRAGEAVVVCPVSANRDETVYTDPDRLDVLRQEASHVGFGHGPHHCLGAQLARMELQVALRTLLDRMPGLRLAGPDESVVWKSGVALRGPERMPVIWDRT, translated from the coding sequence ATGGCCGCGACCGAGCCCCGAAACTACCCCTTCACCGAAGCCGACCGCCTGACCGTCGACCCGGCCTTCGCCGAACTGCGCAAGGACGAGCCGCTGTGCCGGGTCCGGTTCCCCTACGGGGAGGCCGCCTGGCTGGTCACCCGGTACGAGGACGTCAGGACCGTCCTGGGCGACCCCCGGTTCAGCCGGGCCGAGGCCGTCCACCGCGACGAGCCGCGCCTGCGGCCGCACCGGGGCCTGGAGGGCAGCATCCTGGACCTCGACCCCCCGGACCACACCCGGCTGCGGCGCATCGTGGCCAAGGCCTTCACCGCCCGGCACATCGAGTGCCTGCGGCCCCGCACCGAGCAGATCGCGGCCGAACTGGCCGACGGCATGGTCGCGCGCGGCGCGCCGGCCGACCTCGTCGCGGACTTCGCCCTGCCGCTGCCGGTCACCGTCATCTGCGAACTGCTCGGCGTCCCCCTGGCCGACCGGGCCGACTTCCGCACCTGGTCCGACGCGCTGCTGTCCACCACGAAGTACACCCCGCGGGAGGTCCAGGACTGCACCGACGCCCTGATGGCCTACATGGCCGGCCTGATCGCCGAACGCCGCGCCGCGCCGCACGACGACCTCCTCGGCACCCTCGTCGACGCCCGCGACAACGACGAACGGCTGTCGGAACGGGAACTGCAGGTCCTGGCGATCTCCCTGCTCGTCGCGGGCCACGAGACCACCGCCTCGCAGATCCCCAACTTCGTCTACACGCTGCTCACCCACCCCGGGCAGCTCGCGGCACTGCGCGCCGACCCCGGTCTGGTCCCCGGCGCCGTCGAGGAGCTCATGCGCTACGTCCCCCTGGGCAACGGCGCGGGCATGCCCCGCTACGCGCTGGACGACGTCGAGCTCAGCGGCGGCACCGTACGCGCCGGGGAGGCGGTGGTCGTCTGCCCCGTGTCGGCCAACCGCGACGAAACGGTGTACACCGACCCCGACCGGCTCGACGTGCTGCGCCAGGAGGCCTCCCACGTCGGGTTCGGGCACGGACCGCACCACTGCCTGGGCGCCCAGCTGGCCCGCATGGAGCTGCAGGTGGCCCTGCGCACCCTGCTCGACCGGATGCCCGGACTGCGCCTCGCCGGACCGGACGAGAGCGTCGTGTGGAAGTCGGGCGTCGCCCTGCGCGGGCCCGAGCGGATGCCGGTCATCTGGGACCGGACCTGA
- a CDS encoding class I SAM-dependent methyltransferase, which translates to MRQDEIWGEEIARNYDTPGTGMFAPDVLGPVVDRLAGLADGGWALEFAVGTGRVAVPLARRGVPVSGIELSQPMIDRLRTKADDATIPVVTGDMTAARAAGTFRLVYLVYNTISNLLTQAAQVACFRNAARHLEPGGRFVIELWVPELRKLPPGQQAVVFHSESGYIGLDTYDVLGQQVVSHHFRFADGEPTRLFRSPHRYIWPSELDLMAQLAGFTLESRHADWHGAEFTAESRSHVSVYRLPAAEG; encoded by the coding sequence ATGCGACAGGACGAGATCTGGGGCGAGGAGATCGCCCGGAACTACGACACCCCCGGCACCGGCATGTTCGCCCCGGACGTACTGGGGCCGGTCGTGGACCGCCTGGCCGGACTCGCCGACGGTGGATGGGCGCTCGAGTTCGCCGTCGGTACCGGCCGCGTGGCCGTGCCGCTCGCGCGGCGAGGCGTACCCGTCAGCGGCATCGAGCTGTCACAGCCGATGATCGACCGACTGCGCACCAAGGCGGACGACGCGACGATCCCGGTCGTCACCGGCGACATGACCGCCGCCCGCGCCGCGGGCACCTTCCGGCTCGTGTACCTCGTCTACAACACCATCTCGAACCTGCTCACCCAGGCCGCACAGGTCGCGTGCTTCCGCAACGCCGCCCGCCATCTCGAGCCGGGCGGGCGCTTCGTGATCGAACTGTGGGTCCCCGAGCTGCGCAAGCTGCCACCCGGCCAGCAGGCGGTCGTCTTCCACTCCGAATCCGGCTACATCGGTCTGGACACCTACGACGTCCTGGGGCAGCAGGTCGTCTCGCACCACTTCCGGTTCGCCGACGGCGAGCCGACCCGGCTGTTCCGTTCCCCGCACCGTTACATCTGGCCCTCGGAGCTCGACCTCATGGCCCAGCTGGCCGGATTCACGCTGGAGTCCCGCCACGCCGACTGGCACGGGGCCGAGTTCACCGCCGAGTCACGCTCCCACGTCTCCGTCTACCGGCTCCCCGCCGCCGAAGGGTGA
- the glgA gene encoding glycogen synthase, with translation MKVALLTREFPPYVYGGAGVHVEFLARELRSLTDLQVHCWAGADGADATRGTDDADGPGVSRHAAAAELGGANEALRSLSVDLSMAAALAGQDLVHSHTWYANLAGHLAKLLYGVPHVMTAHSLEPLRPWKAEQLGGGYALSSWAERTAVEAADGVIAVSHGMRADILRSYPALDPARVHVVHNGIDTRLYRPDESTGALTAHGVDPGRPYALFVGRITRQKGVPHLLRAARRIDPDLQIVLCAGAPDTPAIDREFRELVEELRAVRGGVIWIPQMLPRPEVVQLLTHAAVFVCPSVYEPLGIVNLEAMACGTPVVASAVGGIPEVVEDGVTGLLVPYEEKDPEAFEAGLAAAVGALAGDPAAAARMGAAGRERAVAEFGWDAVARRTMSLYEEICTSQGR, from the coding sequence GTGAAGGTGGCACTGCTCACGCGGGAGTTCCCGCCGTACGTCTACGGCGGGGCGGGCGTCCACGTGGAGTTCCTGGCGCGCGAGCTACGGTCCCTGACGGACCTTCAGGTCCATTGCTGGGCCGGGGCGGACGGCGCGGACGCGACGCGCGGCACGGACGACGCGGACGGCCCCGGCGTCAGCCGGCATGCCGCCGCCGCGGAGCTCGGGGGCGCGAACGAGGCGTTGCGCAGCCTGTCGGTCGACCTTTCGATGGCCGCCGCGCTGGCCGGCCAGGACCTGGTGCACTCGCACACCTGGTACGCCAACCTCGCCGGCCACCTGGCCAAACTGCTGTACGGCGTCCCGCACGTGATGACCGCCCACTCCCTCGAACCGCTGCGCCCCTGGAAGGCCGAGCAGCTCGGCGGCGGCTACGCCCTCTCCAGCTGGGCGGAGCGGACGGCGGTCGAGGCCGCCGACGGCGTCATCGCCGTCTCGCACGGGATGCGCGCGGACATCCTGCGGAGCTACCCGGCGCTCGACCCGGCGCGTGTGCACGTGGTCCACAACGGCATCGACACACGCCTGTACCGGCCGGACGAGTCCACGGGGGCGCTGACCGCGCACGGCGTCGACCCGGGCCGCCCGTACGCGCTGTTCGTCGGCCGGATCACACGGCAGAAGGGGGTCCCGCACCTGCTGCGGGCCGCCCGGCGGATCGATCCGGACCTGCAGATCGTGCTGTGCGCCGGGGCACCCGACACCCCGGCCATCGACCGCGAGTTCCGCGAACTGGTGGAGGAACTGCGGGCCGTACGCGGCGGGGTGATCTGGATCCCGCAGATGCTGCCGCGCCCCGAGGTGGTGCAACTGCTCACGCACGCCGCGGTGTTCGTGTGCCCGTCGGTCTACGAACCGCTGGGCATCGTGAACCTGGAGGCGATGGCGTGCGGCACCCCGGTGGTCGCCTCGGCGGTGGGCGGGATCCCCGAGGTGGTGGAGGACGGGGTGACCGGGCTCCTGGTGCCGTACGAGGAGAAGGACCCGGAGGCCTTCGAGGCGGGGCTGGCCGCTGCGGTCGGCGCGCTGGCCGGCGATCCCGCGGCGGCGGCGCGGATGGGGGCGGCGGGACGCGAGCGGGCGGTGGCGGAGTTCGGCTGGGACGCGGTGGCCCGCCGCACCATGAGCCTGTACGAGGAGATCTGCACGTCACAAGGGCGGTAG
- a CDS encoding serine/threonine-protein phosphatase, with protein sequence MSGWPRRRRARLDGRWEAPWLSPVILSVLIAALAFATPREIAISRLLPVAPALAAAMWPVLPTVLLGAFCLLVMVGLSFVYTDLGTPYTGAAIVAVTLAAAYASHVRIQREEALFHARMVADAAQTVLLRPLPRRIQGLEIESLYLAAQEQARIGGDFYEVADTSHGVRLLIGDVRGKGLSAVGAASALSSCFREAAHDEPDLRGIVRRLETSIIRHSSGYPGPDLPERFATAVIAEIPHGGGRLRLLNCGHPPPILMHAGRIRVLEPTAASPPLNLADLIGDTYVVDTHAFTAGDQLVLYTDGVTETRDRAGAFFALPDWLRRQSPAAPRELLDRLHRELVHYSGGRLEDDIAALALRSPHVASRDAP encoded by the coding sequence ATGTCCGGATGGCCGCGGCGCCGACGCGCCCGCCTCGACGGCCGCTGGGAGGCTCCCTGGCTGTCCCCGGTGATCCTGAGCGTGCTCATCGCCGCCCTGGCGTTCGCCACCCCGCGCGAAATCGCGATCAGCCGCCTGCTGCCCGTCGCGCCCGCCCTGGCCGCCGCGATGTGGCCGGTGCTGCCGACCGTGCTGCTGGGCGCGTTCTGCCTGCTGGTCATGGTGGGCCTGAGCTTCGTCTACACCGACCTGGGCACCCCGTACACCGGGGCCGCGATCGTCGCGGTCACCCTGGCGGCGGCGTACGCCAGCCACGTGCGGATCCAGCGCGAGGAGGCGCTCTTCCACGCCCGGATGGTCGCCGACGCGGCGCAGACGGTACTGCTGCGGCCGCTGCCGCGGCGCATCCAGGGCCTGGAGATCGAGTCGCTGTACCTGGCGGCACAGGAGCAGGCGCGCATCGGCGGCGACTTCTACGAGGTGGCCGACACCTCCCACGGCGTGCGGCTGCTCATCGGCGACGTGCGCGGCAAAGGGCTGTCCGCCGTGGGCGCGGCCTCCGCGCTCAGCAGCTGCTTCCGCGAGGCGGCACACGACGAGCCGGACCTGCGGGGCATCGTCCGCCGTCTGGAGACCAGCATCATCCGGCACAGCTCCGGCTATCCCGGCCCGGACCTGCCGGAGCGCTTCGCCACCGCCGTGATCGCCGAGATCCCGCACGGCGGCGGCCGCCTGCGACTGCTCAACTGCGGGCATCCTCCGCCGATCCTCATGCACGCCGGCCGCATCCGGGTGCTGGAGCCGACCGCCGCCTCCCCACCGCTGAACCTCGCCGACCTCATCGGGGACACGTACGTCGTGGACACCCACGCCTTCACCGCCGGCGACCAGCTGGTGCTCTACACCGACGGCGTCACCGAGACCCGCGACCGCGCCGGGGCGTTCTTCGCGCTGCCGGACTGGCTGCGGCGCCAGAGCCCCGCAGCGCCCCGCGAACTGCTGGACCGGCTGCACCGGGAACTGGTGCACTACAGCGGCGGGCGGCTGGAGGACGACATCGCCGCCCTGGCCCTGCGCTCGCCGCACGTCGCGAGCCGCGACGCCCCGTAA
- a CDS encoding ferredoxin → MTWHIEVDRNTCIGTGSCAGIAPGHFELRDCKSCPRHPTAEPDELLIDAAESCPVEAITIRDATSGELIAPQP, encoded by the coding sequence ATGACCTGGCACATCGAGGTGGACCGGAACACCTGCATCGGCACCGGCTCCTGCGCCGGAATCGCCCCCGGGCATTTCGAGCTCCGCGACTGCAAGTCCTGCCCCAGGCACCCGACGGCCGAACCGGACGAGCTCCTGATCGACGCCGCGGAGTCCTGCCCGGTGGAGGCCATCACCATCCGGGACGCGACCAGCGGGGAACTGATCGCGCCCCAGCCGTAG
- a CDS encoding permease, with the protein MTVTKDAPAPAGTARQDAGRPDPEQGWRVSSPLVLTLLLLVALMLQGPVRGALSAPVMQSWMTVFVAVVVQALPFLVLGVVLSAVLAVCVPPSFFARALPRRTAVAVPVAGVAGAVLPGCECASVPVAGAMVRRGVAPAAALTFLLSAPAINPVVLTATAVAFPNEPRMVVARFVASLLVACAMGWLWQRLGHADRLRPAAHPSAEGQGKGAAFWGSVRHDVMHAGGFLVVGAMAAATLKSFVPEDVLRLASGNPVVSVLALAVLAVVLSICSEADAFVAASLSQFSLTARLVFLVVGPMIDLKLFALQAGAFGRAFAVRFAPATFAVAVVVASLTGAVLL; encoded by the coding sequence GTGACCGTCACCAAGGATGCCCCGGCGCCGGCCGGGACCGCACGGCAGGACGCCGGGCGGCCGGATCCGGAACAGGGGTGGCGGGTCAGTTCGCCGCTGGTGCTGACGTTGCTGCTGCTCGTCGCCCTGATGCTGCAGGGACCGGTCCGCGGGGCGTTGTCCGCGCCGGTGATGCAGAGCTGGATGACCGTGTTCGTGGCGGTGGTGGTGCAGGCACTGCCGTTCCTGGTGCTGGGCGTCGTGCTCTCGGCGGTGCTCGCGGTGTGCGTCCCGCCGTCGTTCTTCGCGCGGGCGCTGCCGCGCCGGACCGCGGTGGCGGTGCCGGTGGCGGGCGTGGCGGGGGCGGTCCTGCCGGGTTGCGAGTGCGCGTCGGTGCCGGTCGCGGGGGCGATGGTGCGGCGGGGGGTGGCTCCGGCGGCGGCGCTGACGTTCCTGCTGTCCGCGCCGGCGATCAACCCGGTGGTGCTGACCGCCACGGCCGTGGCCTTCCCGAACGAACCGCGCATGGTGGTCGCCCGGTTCGTCGCGAGCCTGTTGGTGGCCTGCGCCATGGGCTGGCTGTGGCAGCGTCTGGGGCACGCCGACCGGTTGCGCCCCGCGGCGCACCCGTCGGCCGAGGGGCAGGGCAAGGGCGCGGCGTTCTGGGGTTCGGTGCGGCACGACGTGATGCACGCCGGCGGGTTCCTGGTGGTCGGGGCGATGGCGGCGGCCACGCTCAAGTCCTTCGTGCCCGAGGACGTCCTGCGGCTGGCGTCGGGCAACCCGGTGGTGTCCGTGCTCGCACTTGCGGTGCTCGCGGTGGTGCTGTCGATCTGTTCGGAGGCCGACGCGTTCGTGGCCGCGTCCTTGTCGCAGTTCTCCCTCACCGCCCGGCTGGTGTTCCTCGTCGTGGGGCCGATGATCGACCTGAAGCTCTTCGCGCTGCAGGCGGGCGCGTTCGGACGCGCGTTCGCGGTGCGGTTCGCGCCCGCCACCTTCGCCGTGGCCGTCGTGGTGGCGTCCCTGACCGGGGCGGTGCTGCTGTGA
- a CDS encoding TetR/AcrR family transcriptional regulator, with protein MERRRPADAGSATTVGAPRVSLRAQQRHLTRNRVLDGAVEVFAAKSFVAATMEDIARAAGVTRATVYAHFRGKAEVIAALTDRVYQVTDGLYAELAAVPKWTRSGVRDWLEQAAANWRALAPTIRVLLAATLSAAGDDGSARDRYLAAHERYVTLLTAPPRRWQGVTPAQARQRALMAVLQTGSFLTAWIAGGLPVDPDDPLELLADDLCHLLRPALADRPAAPRRPRGPS; from the coding sequence ATGGAACGTCGTCGGCCGGCGGATGCCGGATCCGCGACCACGGTGGGCGCACCGCGGGTGAGCCTGCGCGCGCAGCAGCGGCACCTGACCCGCAACCGGGTCCTGGACGGGGCGGTCGAGGTCTTCGCCGCCAAGTCGTTCGTCGCCGCCACCATGGAGGACATCGCCCGCGCCGCCGGGGTCACCCGGGCCACGGTGTACGCGCACTTCCGCGGCAAGGCGGAGGTCATCGCCGCCCTGACGGACCGGGTGTACCAGGTCACCGACGGCCTGTACGCCGAGCTGGCCGCCGTCCCGAAATGGACCCGCTCCGGCGTCCGCGACTGGCTGGAGCAGGCGGCGGCGAACTGGCGGGCGCTCGCGCCGACCATCCGCGTACTGCTGGCCGCCACCCTGTCCGCGGCCGGTGACGACGGCAGCGCCCGCGACCGCTACCTGGCGGCGCACGAACGCTACGTCACCCTGCTGACGGCCCCGCCCCGGCGCTGGCAGGGCGTCACCCCCGCGCAGGCACGGCAGCGGGCCCTGATGGCGGTGCTCCAGACCGGGTCGTTCCTCACCGCCTGGATCGCCGGCGGCCTGCCGGTCGACCCCGACGACCCGCTGGAACTCCTCGCCGACGACCTGTGCCACCTGCTGCGCCCCGCCCTCGCCGACCGGCCCGCCGCGCCCCGGCGTCCCCGCGGGCCGTCGTGA
- a CDS encoding DivIVA domain-containing protein: MAQTPITPENVRRMQFTTVRLREAYDEREVDDFLDEVQSELTRLLRLNQDLRAALSSVESAARQPEEPELEVASAPEPAPEPEPEPEPQAAPEPVPVPVPAAEVAEPTRLAEPAEAEEATEGQSGFAVDSTARLLALAERTAEQAVAEARAEAHKIVGEALGQAESLRRDARDRALALEHEAREKHRQAMTTLASARTALQRKVEDLRTFENAYRTRLTAHMQSQLRRLDRDLARSLAPPPAPPTVSLTRATAKRAAEARPVPPAPTPAMATAPDPAASPAPAPAPDTATLTTAGSLSGEED; encoded by the coding sequence ATGGCACAGACGCCGATTACCCCCGAGAACGTGCGCAGGATGCAGTTCACCACCGTCCGCCTCCGCGAGGCCTACGACGAGCGCGAGGTCGACGACTTCCTGGACGAGGTGCAGTCCGAGCTGACCCGGCTGCTGCGGCTCAACCAGGACCTGCGCGCCGCGCTCTCCTCCGTCGAGTCCGCCGCCAGGCAGCCGGAGGAGCCCGAACTCGAGGTGGCGTCGGCACCGGAACCGGCCCCCGAACCGGAGCCGGAACCCGAACCCCAGGCGGCGCCCGAACCCGTCCCCGTCCCCGTCCCCGCCGCCGAGGTGGCGGAGCCCACGCGGCTCGCCGAGCCCGCGGAAGCCGAGGAGGCCACGGAAGGGCAGTCCGGGTTCGCCGTCGACAGCACGGCCCGCCTGCTCGCCCTGGCCGAACGCACCGCCGAGCAGGCCGTCGCCGAGGCCCGCGCCGAGGCCCACAAGATCGTCGGCGAGGCCCTCGGGCAAGCCGAGAGCCTGCGCCGGGACGCCCGCGACCGGGCCCTGGCCCTCGAGCACGAGGCCCGCGAGAAGCACCGTCAGGCGATGACCACCCTGGCCTCCGCCCGCACGGCGCTACAGCGCAAGGTCGAGGACCTCCGCACCTTCGAGAACGCCTACCGCACCCGCCTGACCGCCCACATGCAGTCCCAGCTGCGCCGCCTCGACCGGGACCTCGCCCGTTCCCTCGCGCCGCCCCCCGCTCCCCCGACGGTCTCCCTCACCCGCGCCACCGCCAAGCGCGCCGCGGAAGCCCGGCCCGTCCCCCCGGCGCCCACCCCGGCCATGGCCACCGCCCCGGACCCGGCCGCCTCACCGGCTCCGGCCCCGGCCCCGGACACCGCCACCCTCACCACCGCGGGCTCCCTGAGCGGCGAGGAGGACTAG
- a CDS encoding N(4)-(beta-N-acetylglucosaminyl)-L-asparaginase: MTQPVIIGSERSEVGLAAGMDALRRGGTALDAVEAAMRRCEDNLTDHYVGTGGLPNAQGVVELDASVMTGSDRRFGAVGALRGFPNPISVARAVMERLPQHCLLVGEGAALFARENGFEGAELLTEESRAMWREQLLTAAEAVEGENTPAVDGDHRYRRAALELVRRMAPHEGPWGTINIIALDAHGEMCVGVSTSGYPFKYPGRVGDSAVPGAGNWCDLRGGGAACTGRGELSLRGGTARTVVDLLALGKEPADACRVALEEAAGLPDEYRSELRALALTPDGRHGGAAGQEGSVYAVMTDASTEPELRPRTLV; encoded by the coding sequence ATGACGCAGCCCGTCATCATCGGAAGCGAGCGCAGCGAGGTCGGACTGGCGGCCGGGATGGACGCCCTGCGGCGCGGCGGGACGGCGCTGGACGCCGTCGAGGCGGCGATGCGCCGCTGCGAGGACAACCTCACCGACCACTACGTCGGCACCGGTGGGCTGCCCAACGCGCAGGGCGTGGTCGAGCTGGACGCGTCGGTGATGACGGGCTCGGACCGCAGGTTCGGCGCGGTCGGCGCGCTGCGCGGGTTCCCCAACCCCATATCGGTGGCGCGCGCGGTGATGGAGCGGCTGCCGCAGCACTGCCTGCTGGTGGGGGAGGGCGCGGCGCTGTTCGCGCGGGAGAACGGGTTCGAGGGCGCCGAACTGCTGACCGAGGAGTCCCGGGCCATGTGGCGCGAGCAGCTGCTGACCGCGGCCGAGGCGGTGGAGGGGGAGAACACCCCGGCCGTGGACGGTGACCACCGCTACCGGCGGGCGGCGCTGGAGCTCGTGCGGCGGATGGCGCCGCACGAGGGGCCGTGGGGGACGATCAACATCATCGCCCTGGACGCGCACGGCGAGATGTGCGTGGGCGTCTCGACCTCCGGCTACCCCTTCAAGTACCCGGGACGGGTGGGGGACTCCGCCGTCCCGGGGGCGGGCAACTGGTGCGACCTGCGCGGTGGCGGGGCGGCGTGCACCGGCCGCGGCGAGCTGAGCCTGCGCGGAGGGACGGCGCGTACGGTGGTCGACCTGCTGGCGCTGGGCAAGGAGCCCGCCGACGCGTGCCGGGTCGCCCTGGAGGAGGCGGCCGGCCTGCCCGACGAGTACCGGTCCGAGCTGCGGGCACTGGCGCTCACCCCGGACGGGCGGCACGGTGGCGCGGCCGGGCAGGAGGGCAGCGTCTACGCCGTGATGACCGACGCCTCCACCGAGCCGGAGCTCCGCCCGCGCACGCTGGTCTGA
- the glgC gene encoding glucose-1-phosphate adenylyltransferase: protein MRGGPSVLGIVLAGGEGKRLMPLTADRAKPAVPFGGAYRLVDFVLSNLVNGDIMRICVLTQYKSHSLDRHITTTWRMSNLLGNYVTPVPAQQRLGPRWFLGSADAIYQSLNLVYDEQPDYIVVFGADHVYRMDPRQMLRQHIEAGAGATVAGIRIPRDQASSFGIITPGPGGVRVERFLEKPADPPGLPGDPDRVYASMGNYVFTTKVLLDALAQDAEDDSSVHDMGGSIIPLLTAKGQVQVYDFDDNHVPGETARDHGYWRDVGTLDAYYDSHQDLISVHPVFNLYNDQWPLYTHSLRLPPAKFVAGGIAGESMVSPGCIISGQVTQSVLSPGVVVEEGAVVQGSVLHDNVRIGRGAVVRRAILDKNVVVPAGATVGVNPERDRELYHASANGVIALGKGQRVL from the coding sequence ATGCGCGGCGGACCTTCGGTGCTGGGAATCGTGCTCGCGGGCGGCGAGGGCAAGCGGCTGATGCCGCTGACCGCCGACCGCGCCAAACCGGCGGTGCCGTTCGGCGGCGCCTACCGGCTGGTGGACTTCGTCCTGTCCAACCTCGTCAACGGCGACATCATGCGCATCTGCGTGCTGACGCAGTACAAGTCGCACTCCCTGGACCGGCACATCACCACCACCTGGCGGATGTCGAACCTGCTGGGCAACTACGTCACCCCCGTCCCGGCGCAGCAGCGGCTGGGCCCGCGGTGGTTCCTCGGCAGCGCGGACGCCATCTACCAGTCGCTGAACCTGGTGTACGACGAGCAGCCCGACTACATCGTCGTGTTCGGCGCCGACCACGTGTACCGCATGGACCCCCGGCAGATGCTGCGCCAGCACATCGAGGCGGGCGCGGGCGCCACGGTCGCCGGCATCCGCATCCCTCGTGACCAGGCCTCCTCGTTCGGGATCATCACCCCGGGACCGGGTGGGGTGCGGGTGGAGCGGTTCCTGGAGAAGCCCGCCGATCCGCCGGGCCTGCCCGGTGACCCCGACCGGGTGTACGCCTCGATGGGCAACTACGTGTTCACCACCAAGGTGCTGCTGGACGCGCTGGCCCAGGACGCCGAGGACGACTCCTCCGTGCACGACATGGGCGGCAGCATCATCCCGCTGCTGACCGCCAAGGGGCAGGTGCAGGTCTACGACTTCGACGACAACCACGTGCCCGGCGAGACCGCCCGCGACCACGGCTACTGGCGGGACGTGGGCACGCTGGACGCCTACTACGACTCCCACCAGGACCTGATCTCGGTCCACCCGGTCTTCAACCTCTACAACGACCAGTGGCCGCTGTACACGCACTCGCTGCGGCTGCCCCCGGCGAAGTTCGTGGCCGGCGGGATCGCGGGCGAGTCGATGGTCAGCCCGGGCTGCATCATCTCCGGGCAGGTCACGCAGTCCGTGCTGTCGCCGGGGGTCGTGGTGGAGGAGGGCGCGGTGGTGCAGGGGTCGGTGCTGCACGACAACGTCCGCATCGGGCGCGGCGCGGTCGTGCGCCGCGCCATCCTCGACAAGAACGTCGTCGTGCCCGCCGGCGCCACCGTGGGCGTCAACCCGGAGCGTGACCGCGAGCTCTACCACGCCTCCGCCAACGGCGTCATCGCGCTGGGCAAGGGGCAGCGCGTGCTTTGA